The following proteins are encoded in a genomic region of Gadus macrocephalus chromosome 19, ASM3116895v1:
- the LOC132447626 gene encoding kinesin-like protein KIF2A: MAAIFGKIIFGIYVDIKRSDGRIHHAMVTALNEENESVTVEWLENGDTKGKEIDLESVFALNPHFAPEEEVPLSPETPPSSTSTAAKATKLPKSRRTIVPPKTENPMRENRAASVGTTRARPSHQVPPSEPPPPAIQPPPTQAQTLLQQQMARRKSNCVKEVEKLQEKREKRRLQQQELREKKAQEVDATLPNYEIMCMIRDFRASLDYRPLNTTDLIEEHRICVCVRARPLNKKELTTKDLDVITVPSKDVVMVHEPKQKVDLTRYLENQTFRFDYAFDDSTTNEMVYRFTARPLVETIFERGMATCFAYGQTGSGKTHTMGGDFSGKNQDCSKGIYALAAREVFVMLGKPNYKKLDLQVFATFFEIYSGKVFDLLNRKAKLRVLEDGKQQVQVVGLQEKEVKCTEDVLRLIEVGNSCRTSGQTSANAHSSRSHAVFQIILRRRGKMHGKFSLIDLAGNERGADTSSADRQTRLEGAEINKSLLALKECIRALGRNKPHTPFRASKLTQVLRDSFIGENSRTCMIATISPGMASCENTLNTLRYANRVKEFGISPSDIPFVQSGGGGGRSELSPTFEYGDLANRTKELSLDGEGLMDSPLGDHHAQLEVLEAQWGVGSSPQRDDLKLLCEQNEEEVSPQLFSFHEAVSQLVEMEEQVLEDHRAVFGESIRWLEDEKVLLEMTEEVDYDVDTYVTQLEQILDQKIDILSELRDKVKSFRSALQEEELASKKIPSMVKKCRAL, encoded by the exons ATGGCCGCTATTTTTGGGAAGATAATATTTGGCATTTATGTGGACATCAAAAGGAGCGATG GCAGAATACACCATGCGATGGTCACGGCTCTCAACGAGGAGAACGAGAGCGTGACAGTGGAATGGTTGGAGAATGGAGACACCAAAGGGAAAGAG attgacctggagagCGTTTTCGCTCTCAATCCACATTTTGCACCTGAGGAGGAGGTGCCACTGAGTCCAGAGACTccaccttcctccacctctactGCTGCCAAAGCCACCAAGCTGCCCAAG AGTCGACGGACAATCGTTCCACCCAAGACTGAGAACCCAATGCGAGAGAACAGAG ctGCATCGGTGGGCACCACCCGGGCCCGGCCCAGCCACCAGGTCCCGCCCAGCgagccccccccgcccgccatccagcccccgcccacacaggcacagaccctgctgcagcagcagatgg cgcgGAGAAAGTCCAACTgtgtgaaggaggtggagaagctgcaggagaagagggagaaaaggagaCTCCAGCAACAGGAACTCAGAGAGAAGAAAGCACAA GAGGTGGATGCCACTCTACCCAACTATGAGATCATGTGTATGATCAGGGACTTCAGGGCCAGTCTGGACTACAGGCCACTAAACACCACTGATCTG ATAGAGGAGCACaggatctgtgtctgtgtacgagCACGCCCCCTCAACAAAAAAG AGCTGACCACAAAGGACCTGGACGTGATCACCGTCCCCAGCAAGGACGTGGTGATGGTCCACGAGCCCAAGCAGAAGGTGGACCTGACCCGCTACCTGGAGAACCAGACCTTCCGCTTCGACTACGCCTTCGACGACAGCACCACCAACGAGATGGTCTACAG GTTCACTGCTCGTCCTCTGGTTGAGACTATATTTGAAAGGGGGATGGCCACCTGTTTTGCGTACGGACAAACTGGAAGTGGAAAAACACAC ACTATGGGTGGGGACTTCTCTGGAAAGAACCAGGACTGCTCTAAAGGGATTTACGCCCTTGCAG CCCGAGAAGTGTTTGTCATGTTAGGGAAACCAAACTACAAGAAACTTGACCTTCAGGTCttcgccacattttttgagatTTACAGCGGAAAG gtgtttGACCTGCTGAACCGGAAGGCCAAGCTGCGGGTGCTGGAGGATGGTAAGCAGCAGGTGCAGGTGGTGgggctgcaggagaaggaggtcaAGTGCACAGAAGACGTCCTCAGACTCATAGAGGTCGGGAACAGCTGCAG GACCTCGGGACAGACGTCGGCCAACGCACACTCGTCCCGCAGCCACGCTGTGTTCCAGATCATTCTGCGGCGACGGGGCAAGATGCACGGCAAGTTCTCCCTCATCGACCTGGCGGGGAACGAGCGCGGCGCCGACACGTCCAGCGCCGACCGGCAGACCCGCCTGGAGGGCGCCGAGATCAACAAGAGCCTGCTGGCGCTTAAG GAGTGTATCCGCGCCCTGGGACGAAACAAACCACACACTCCGTTTAGAGCTAGCAAGCTAACGCAGGTCCTGAGGGACTCCTTCATCGGGGAGAACTCTAGAACATGCATG ATTGCAACGATTTCTCCTGGGATGGCCTCCTGTGaaaacacactcaacacactgaGATATGCTAACAG AGTGAAGGAGTTTGGGATCAGTCCCTCCGACATTCCCTTCGTCCAGagcggaggagggggtgggcgtTCAGAGCTTTCCCCCACCTTTGAGTACGGAGACCTGGCCAACAG GACCAAGGAGCTGTCTCTGGACGGCGAGGGGCTGATGGACAGCCCTCTGGGGGACCACCATGCCcagctggaggtcctggaggcccAGTGGGGCGTGGGCAGCTCCCCCCAGAGGGACGACCTCAAGCTGCTCTGTGAACAGAAC gaggaggaggtgtcccCACAGCTCTTCAGCTTCCATGAAGCCGTGTCCCAGCTGGTGGAGATGGAAGAGCAGGTCCTGGAGGACCACAGGGCCGTGTTCGGG GAGTCTATTCGCTGGCTAGAGGACGAGAAGGTGCTTCTGGAAATGACGGAGGAAGTGGACTATGACGTGGACACGTACGTCACCCAGCTGGAGCAGATCCTTGACCAGAAGATCGACATCCTCAGCGAGCTCAGAG acAAAGTGAAGTCCTTCCGCTCCGCccttcaggaggaggagctcgCCAGCAAGAAGATCCCCAGCATGGTCAAGAAGTGTCGTGctctatag
- the LOC132448023 gene encoding LOW QUALITY PROTEIN: membrane-associated phosphatidylinositol transfer protein 2-like (The sequence of the model RefSeq protein was modified relative to this genomic sequence to represent the inferred CDS: inserted 1 base in 1 codon; deleted 1 base in 1 codon): protein MKKKSREESCGEGSGVEILENKPYEDGPGGTGQYTHKVYHIGKHIPSWFCSILPQAALRVEEESWNAYPYTRTRYTCPFVEKFSIDIETHYKPDTGNTGDVFNLSSAEKRQRTVDPIDIVKDYVPPHEYLVEEDPKLYQSVKTRRGPLSDDWIEEINQNPGQNPVMCAYKLCKVEFRYWGMQSKIERFIHDVGLRKVMVRAHRQAWCWQDEWYGLTIEDIRQLELETQLALARKMAQYSQGEEASGAGGPAAEANGSSSTSSSSSHHHRHNHHHHQEGGQEGPEQGGGGEAAAAGTAEGAEGQGGGEGEARGELTKQWSTSSRSSNRSSKRGGSPSHQSISEWRMQSIARDSDDSTDEDEFFDAHEDFSDNDEMFAKQISKWNSNDLMDKMEASEAQETLYQESGGEYTVMSNEDSQMEDGCSQQCRQSSKTHVLILVLHGGNILDSGSGDPNSKQGDVNTLGGAFETVMRVHYPSALGHIAIRVVPCPAVCSEAFSLVSNLSPYSYDEGCLSNSQDHIPLAALPLLATSAPQYQDAVATVIIRANQVYADFMKSVEGASFSGQVCVIGDCVGGILGFDALCSSSLSVCESQNSSRRGSAISVQDTDLLSPGIVINSGSSSPSLEGSRHLSRSNIDIPRSLGADDPKRQLPRKRSDSSTYELDTIKQHQAFLSSLHSSVLHGEAGSRRSSNSTMLEGGTLGRFDFEVTDFFMFGSPLGLVLALRKTVVPSLDVSALRPACQQVYNLFHPADPSASRLEPLLGKRFHLLPPFSVPRYQRFPLGDGHSALLVETMQCNPHLLVEPGGGGGLRYPEGTVTETSIPVPVLNWQAAQPTVDADALVHSHCSGLLVDGLYPTSPLAGAPHLRGHRRASEASLASQVSGMADSYTASNIATIASHWWGSKRXDFALYCPDALTAFPTVALPHLFHASYWESTDVVAFILRQVMRHENASILELDGKEVSEFTPSKPREKWIRKRTQVKIRNVTANHRVCDAVFSEDAPQLVTGRFMYGPLDMVTLTGEKIDIHIMTQPPSGEWVFFDTQLTSSSGRISYTIPDSKRLSSGVYPVKMVVRGDHTSADSYLTVLPQGTEFVVFSIDGSFAASVSIMGSDPKVRAGAVDVVRHWQDLGYLIVYVTGRPDMQKQRVVAWLSQHNFPHGIVSFCEGLVHDPLRHKANFLKSLICEAHMKIFAAYGSTKDISVYSSIGLSPSHIYIVGRATKKMLSQCQFIPDGYASHLAQLEYNQRSRPAKSASARMVLRKGSFGLGAAGGDFLRKRNHVFRTLSSQPGGAAAAAGGAGGGGAGSAGSAGAASSGPVAATIGATLGRTERTQSQCEMDRGTPSAVASTAQRSMSIAAGCWGRSGSTREGSSGLLSPK, encoded by the exons ATGAAG aagAAGAGCCGGGAGGAGAGCTGTGGGGAGGGCAGCGGGGTGGAGATCCTGGAGAACAAGCCGTACGAGGACGGGCCGGGGGGCACGGGCCAGTACACCCACAAGGTGTACCACATCGGCAAGCACATCCCCTCCTGGTTCTGCTCCATCCTGCCGCAGGCCGCCCTGCGCGTGGAGGAGGAGTCCTGGAACGCCTACCCCTACACACGCACCCG GTACACCTGTCCCTTCGTAGAGAAGTTCTCCATCGACATCGAGACGCACTACAAACCAGACACCGGGAACACGGGCGATGTCTTCAACCTGTCCTCGGCCGAGAAGAGACAAAGGACCGTGG ACCCCATAGACATCGTCAAGGACTACGTCCCCCCACACGAgtacctggtggaggaggaccccAAGCTGTACCAGTCGGTGAAGACCCGGCGGGGCCCGCTGTCCGACGACTGGATCGAGGAGATCAACCAGAACCCGGGCCAGAACCCGGTCATGTGCGCCTACAAGCTGTGCAAGGTGGAGTTCAGATACTGGGGCATGCAGTCCAAGATAGAGCGCTTCATCCACGACGTCG GGCTGCGTAAGGTGATGGTGCGGGCCCACCGGCAGGCCTGGTGCTGGCAGGACGAGTGGTACGGCCTGACCATCGAGGACATCCGCCAGCTGGAGCTGGAGACCCAGCTGGCCCTGGCCCGCAAGATGGCCCAGTACAGCCAGGGGGAGGAGGCctcgggggccggggggcccgcGGCCGAGGCCAacggctcctcctccacctcctcctcctcctcgcaccaccaccgccacaaccaccaccaccaccaggaggGGGGCCAGGAGGGCCCcgagcagggggggggcggggaggcggcggcggcggggacggccgagggggcggaggggcagggggggggagagggggaggccaGGGGGGAGCTGACCAAGCAGTGGTCCACCTCGTCCCGGTCCTCCAACCGGTCCTccaagagaggag GTAGCCCCTCCCACCAGAGCATCTCTGAGTGGCGGATGCAGAGCATCGCCCGGGACTCTGACGACAGCACGGACGAGGACGAGTTCTTTGACGCAcacg AAGACTTCTCAGACAACGACGAGATGTTCGCCAAGCAGATCAGCAAGTGGAACTCCAACGACCTCATGGACAAGATGGAGGCCAGCGAAGCACAGG AAACTTTGTATCAGGAATCTGGTGGGGAGTACACAGTCATGAGCAACGAGGACTCACAGATGGAG gatggATGTTCCCAGCAGTGTCGGCAGTCTTCCAAGACTCATGTCCTCATTCTCGTTCTGCATGGAGGAAACATTTTGGACTCCGGCTCTG GCGATCCGAACAGCAAGCAGGGGGACGTGAACACGCTGGGCGGGGCCTTTGAGACGGTGATGAGGGTCCACTACCCCTCGGCCCTGGGTCACATCGCCATCCGGGTGGTCCCCTGTCCCGCCGTCTGCTCCGAGGCCTTCTCCCTGGTCTCCAA TCTGAGTCCGTACAGCTACGATGAGGGGTGTCTGTCCAACAGCCAGGACCACATCCCCCTGGCCGCACTCCCCCTCCTGGCCACCTCCGCTCCTCAGTACCAGGACGCCGTGGCAACCGTCATCATCAGAGCCAATCAGGTGTACGCCGACTTCATGAAGTCTGTGGAGGGGGCGTCGTTCTCCGGCCAG gtgtgtgtgatcGGGGACTGCGTCGGGGGGATCCTGGGCTTTGATGCTCTCTGCAGCAGTTCTCTGAGCGTCTGTGAGAGCCAGAACTCCAGCCGGAGGGGCAGTGCCATCAGCGTCCAG gaCACAGACCTCCTGTCTCCGGGGATAGTGATAAACagtggctcctcctccccctccctggagGGGAGCCGTCACCTGAGCCGCAGCAACATCGACATCCCCCGCAGCCTGGGGGCGGACGACCCCAAGAGACAGCTGCCCCGCAAGCGCAGTGACTCGTCCACCTACGAGCTGGACACCATCAAACAGCACCAGGCCTTCCTGTCCAG CCTGCACTCCAGTGTGCTGCACGGGGAGGCGGGCTCGCGGCGCTCCAGTAACAGCACCATGCTGGAGGGCGGGACTCTGGGCCGCTTCGACTTCGAGGTCACGGACTTCTTCATGTTTGGCTCCCCGCTCGGCCTGGTGCTGGCCCTCAGGAAGACCGTGGTGCCCTCCCTGGACG tgtcgGCGCTGCGGCCCGCCTGCCAGCAGGTGTACAACCTGTTCCACCCGGCGGACCCCTCGGCCTCGCGCCTGGAGCCCCTGCTGGGGAAACGCTTCCACCTGCTGCCCCCCTTCTCCGTCCCCCGCTACCAGCGCTTCCCCCTGGGGGACGGGCACTCCGCCCTGctgg tGGAGACCATGCAGTgtaacccccacctgctggtGGAGcccggcgggggagggggcctCCGCTACCCAGAAGGCACCGTCACAGAGACCTCCATCCCAGTACCGGTGCTCAACTGGCAGGCGGCGCAGCCCACCGTGGACG ccgACGCCCTTGTCCACTCCCACTGCAGCGGTCTGCTGGTGGACGGCCTGTACCCCACGTCCCCCCTGGCCGGAGCCCCCCACCTCCGGGGCCACCGGCGGGCCAGCGAGGCCAGCCTGGCTAGCCAGGTGTCGGGCATGGCCGACTCCTACACCGCCTCCAACATCGCCACCA tcgcGTCCCACTGGTGGGGCTCTAAGA ATGACTTTGCTCTCTACTGTCCCGACGCGCTGACC GCATTCCCCACCGTGGCGCTGCCCCACCTCTTCCACGCCTCCTACTGGGAGTCCACCGACGTGGTGGCCTTCATCCTGCGACAG GTGATGAGGCATGAGAACGCCAGTATTCTGGAGCTGGACGGCAAAGAGGTGTCAGAGTTCACACCCTCTAAACCCCGGGAGAAGTGGATTCGCAAGAGGACCCAGGTCAAAATTAGG AATGTCACGGCCAACCATCGCGTGTGTGACGCAGTGTTCTCTGAGGACGCCCCCCAGCTGGTGACCGGTCGCTTCATGTACGGCCCTCTGGATATGGTCACCCTCACTGGGGAGAAG ATTGACATCCACATCATGACCCAGCCCCCCTCTGGGGAGTGGGTGTTCTTCGACACGCAGCTGACCAGCAGTAGCGGCAGGATCTCCTACACCATCCCCGACAGCAAGAGGCTCAGCTCCGGGGTCTACCCCGTCAAGATGGTGGTCCG GGGGGACCATACGTCGGCAGACAGCTACCTGACGGTGCTGCCCCAGGGGACAGAGTTCGTGGTGTTCAGCATCGACGGCTCCTTCGCCGCCAGCGTGTCCATCATGGGCAGCGACCCCAAGGTGCGCGCCGGGGCTGTGGACGTGGTGAG GCACTGGCAGGACCTGGGCTACCTGATCGTGTACGTGACGGGGCGTCCCGACATGCAGAAGCAGAGGGTGGTGGCGTGGCTGTCCCAGCACAACTTCCCCCACGGCATCGTGTCCTTCTGCGAGGGGCTGGTCCACGACCCGCTGCGCCACAAGGCCAACTTCCTCAAGTCCCTCATCTGTGAG GCCCATATGAAGATCTTTGCGGCGTACGGCTCCACCAAAGACATCTCGGTGTACTCCTCTATCGgcctctctccatcacacaTCTACATCGTTGGACGAGCCACCAAGAAGATGCTCAGCCAGTGTCAG ttcatCCCAGACGGCTACGCCAGCCACCTGGCCCAGCTGGAGTACAACCAGCGGTCGCGGCCCGCCAAGTCGGCCAGCGCCCGCATGGTCCTCCGCAAGGGCAGCTTCGGCCTGGGCGCGGCCGGCGGCGACTTCCTCCGCAAGCGCAACCACGTGTTCCGCACGCTCTCCTCCCAgcccgggggggcggcggcggcggcgggcggggccgggggaggCGGCGCCGGCAGCGCCGGCAGTGCCGGCGCCGCCTCCTCCGGCCCCGTCGCCGCGACGATCGGCGCCACGCTGGGGCGGACGGAGCGCACGCAGAGCCAGTGCGAGATGGACCGCGGCACGCCGTCGGCGGTGGCCAGCACGGCCCAGCGCAGCATGAGCATTGCGGCGGGCTGCTGGGGCCGCAGCGGGAGCACCAGGGAGGGCAGCAGCGGACTGCTCAGCCCCAAGTGA